GGAAGACCATGATGGGTTTATAGTGGCAATGAAAATAAAATTGGATGGagaattattaatatttaaaatttgatttaaatttaGAAGGAATTGAAGAGATGCACGAACAATGTCAAAGTATTTATAGAATGCGACGTGGAAATTATTTGATGGCTGTTGGACGTAATACATAGAAAACGGAATTAGGTATGCACAGAGCATGaccataaacataaacataaatattGGTGGAGTGATAGTGGTGGATATCTATCTTATTACTTACATCATTAGACAAGGAGCACATTTGAAGATTTGTTGTTACATTAATGTTTCTAAATAGATTGATATGTGCATGATATTTTATTGATTGTTCAAACTAACAAATTTGTTTTCTTAGAGGTTTTACTTGAAAGAACGTGACCCTTGCTTAAGGATATTTTTTCCAAAGATGTTTATAAACCGTTTAGTTTAAGTATTAAAGATTTACATATAATAGTGAGGCCAACAAATTTTTTGATTGTACGGGCATTGAAATTAATGTTGCAGACGGTACGTAATTTTTTTAGCAAGAGGTCAATTTCATGATGCAAGGGTCATCTATAGGTAGTGCAAGAGAATTCGGAAGTAATTTAATAGATACACGTACAATGTCAAAGTAGTGATGGGAATGCCACGCAAGGACATGAAATTAATCAAATGATGAAGATCTCTATGACATTATTTGGTGGACATTGGCCGTAATACATAACGAAATTAGGCATGCACAGAGCATAAACATAAACATAGATATTGGTGGCAGTGGCGGTGGTGGCGATGTATTATTGTTTGTTAGTGCAGATCTCTATCTCCTGCAAACCATGCCGCGGTCACCGGGTCTACCTGCACAGTTGAGGTCGAGGATGGAGAAATCGTTGGTGTTGATGTCGTTGTTGGGTGAGCCGAATCGGGCAACTTTGCAGTCAGTGGCAAAGAGATTGGTGGTCACATAATCGGCCTCACCTCCCACCACGGGCATGGCGGCGCCCAAGTTAATGGGGCTCCTGTACTCTGCTCCGTATGTCTGCCCAAGCACGCCGGTTACACGGGGGCTGAGAGAGTAGAACTTGAAGCTCAGCTCCAGATGGGCAAAGCAGTGGTCGGACTCGGTGGTGATTCCGTAGTTGTGGATTCGAGACTCCTCGGGAGTGATGGGCACAACGCGGGCTGTAATCATAAACTTGTTCTCCACTTCAACCGTCACAGCATTAGCGGTGTCAGATCGAACGATTTTCAGTTTGGAGGAAGAGAGGGGAAGCGTGGCAGCAGCTCCCTCCCGGTTAGGAAGTTGGATCGATTTGCCGTCCAAGGCAATGGCCA
The nucleotide sequence above comes from Cryptomeria japonica chromosome 11, Sugi_1.0, whole genome shotgun sequence. Encoded proteins:
- the LOC131061391 gene encoding uncharacterized protein LOC131061391 translates to MEAKMLIAALCMVALLSTNDVLAQGKGKRNKKVKCNEYGYRKSCYGYEQYCPDECAYGCVMDCKSCKAVCPCNKPGGVCQDPRFIGGDGIMFYFHGKKDQNFCLVSDSELHINAHFTGKRGEGMGRDFTWVQSIGVLFCGNHQLFLGANKVSSWDDSIDQLAIALDGKSIQLPNREGAAATLPLSSSKLKIVRSDTANAVTVEVENKFMITARVVPITPEESRIHNYGITTESDHCFAHLELSFKFYSLSPRVTGVLGQTYGAEYRSPINLGAAMPVVGGEADYVTTNLFATDCKVARFGSPNNDINTNDFSILDLNCAGRPGDRGMVCRR